The Triticum aestivum cultivar Chinese Spring chromosome 4B, IWGSC CS RefSeq v2.1, whole genome shotgun sequence sequence CGAATTCCCCCGTCTCCACCGCTCAGTCCCCCGGACCGCCGGACCTCTCCTCGCCTTGCCATGGCAGCCGCAGCACTGAGGGCGCAGCTGAACGCCCATATCGCCGGCATGTACACCAATGTGAGGCCCTTCCCCTCCCTCTAGTCGTGTGGTATTGGATTTTGGCTTGGCTGGACGACTAACTTGGCCTTTGCCTTTGCTTTGGCGTGGTCGATGTCGATGCAGGGTGTGGTGGACGAGGATACATTCGAGGAGCTGCGGGACGAGGGCACCGCCGCCGAGGTCTCCCGCCTCTTCATCTACGACGCCTCCgagatcatcgacgacatcgacctCCTGATGTCCGCCCCCACGCCCTCTGtcatctctccctctgctctcTGTCTCGGGAACTGACTCATCTTAATTATCTGCTCTGGAAATCGCAGGGAGGAGCCTGAAGTGGACTTTGACGAGGTGGAAGCCCTGACGCAGCAGCTCATGCGGTGCACCTCCAGGTGATGACTATCATAAACCATTTCTCTCTCTTCCACCTGCTTATTTTTAACTCTATGTTTGTTTGCCCGCTGCGTCAATGTCGTGCGATTCAGATCTGTTTATACTGGGGCAAAGGATTCTTATTTGTCGGTTGCACTACCCCATAGGCGTAATTAGAAGAATCAAGTTTAGTCGCGTTTAGTGTAACAGAGTTACCAGTATCCCGATTAATATCAATGTTATGATGAGGATAAATTGCTGGCATTTTTGGAATAGTCTTGGTATTAATGATCTGCTATTCTGTGTATTGCTAATGGTGGTTTTTTCTGGTATTAATGATCTGCTATTCTATGTATCTCTAATGGTGTTTTTTCTAGTTTGTCCACGGCTTTGATGTTGTTTTTTATTTTGATGTGTCGGCACGGGGTGTGTACCTCACGACACGGCCACACAATTGAGGTTTGTGTCGTTTTACAGGCGTCGTATAGCCATAGGTAGAAGAGCTGAGTTTAGTCATATATCGTGTAACGAAATTGTTGGTATTCTTCCCA is a genomic window containing:
- the LOC123094179 gene encoding histidine-containing phosphotransfer protein 2-like; protein product: MAAAALRAQLNAHIAGMYTNGVVDEDTFEELRDEGTAAEVSRLFIYDASEIIDDIDLLMEEPEVDFDEVEALTQQLMRCTSSVGAQQVNLACMHFGNFYAIQYKQGCLVSLALVRNEFYIVRHELEIVMQLEEQIAACGPDS